A genomic region of Bubalus kerabau isolate K-KA32 ecotype Philippines breed swamp buffalo chromosome 10, PCC_UOA_SB_1v2, whole genome shotgun sequence contains the following coding sequences:
- the LOC129621864 gene encoding neurexin-3-like isoform X3, whose amino-acid sequence MSFTMHSVFFTLKVSLLLGSLLGLCLGLEFMGLPNQWARYLRWDASTRSDLSFQFKTNVSAGLLLYLDDGGVCDFLCLSLVDGRVQLRLSMDCAETAVLSGKRVNDSSWHFVMVSRDRLRTVLVLDGEGRSAELQPQRPYMDVVSDLFLGGVPADIRPSALTLDGVQAMPSFKGLISDLKYGNSEPRLLGSQGVQLDAEGPCGERPCENGGICFLLDGHPTCDCSTTGYGGKLCSEDVSQGPGLSHLMMSEQAPV is encoded by the coding sequence ATGAGCTTCACCATGCACTCGGTGTTCTTCACCTTGAAGGTGAGCCTCCTGCTGGGATCCCTGCTGGGGCTCTGCCTGGGCCTGGAGTTCATGGGCCTCCCCAACCAGTGGGCGCGCTACCTCCGCTGGGATGCCAGCACGCGCAGCGACCTCAGCTTCCAGTTCAAGACCAACGTGTCCGCTGGGCTGCTCCTCTACCTGGACGACGGCGGCGTCTGCGActtcctctgcctctccctggTGGACGGCCGTGTGCAGCTGCGCCTCAGCATGGACTGTGCGGAGACCGCTGTGCTGTCCGGCAAGCGGGTGAACGACAGCAGCTGGCACTTCGTCATGGTGAGCCGCGACCGCCTGCGCACCGTGCTCGTGCTCGACGGGGAGGGCCGGTCCGCGGAGCTGCAGCCCCAGCGGCCTTACATGGACGTGGTCAGTGACCTGTTCCTGGGCGGCGTTCCCGCCGACATCCGGCCATCTGCCCTGACCCTTGATGGGGTGCAGGCCATGCCCAGCTTCAAGGGATTAATCTCAGATCTCAAGTACGGCAACTCAGAGCCCCGGCTTCTGGGAAGTCAGGGTGTTCAGTTGGATGCCGAGGGGCCCTGCGGCGAGCGTCCCTGTGAAAATGGCGGCATCTGCTTTCTCCTGGATGGACACCCCACCTGCGACTGTTCTACCACCGGCTATGGCGGCAAGCTGTGCTCggaag
- the LOC129621864 gene encoding neurexin-3-like isoform X2 — MSFTMHSVFFTLKVSLLLGSLLGLCLGLEFMGLPNQWARYLRWDASTRSDLSFQFKTNVSAGLLLYLDDGGVCDFLCLSLVDGRVQLRLSMDCAETAVLSGKRVNDSSWHFVMVSRDRLRTVLVLDGEGRSAELQPQRPYMDVVSDLFLGGVPADIRPSALTLDGVQAMPSFKGLISDLKYGNSEPRLLGSQGVQLDAEGPCGERPCENGGICFLLDGHPTCDCSTTGYGGKLCSEDVSQGPGLSHLMMSEQAKNG; from the coding sequence ATGAGCTTCACCATGCACTCGGTGTTCTTCACCTTGAAGGTGAGCCTCCTGCTGGGATCCCTGCTGGGGCTCTGCCTGGGCCTGGAGTTCATGGGCCTCCCCAACCAGTGGGCGCGCTACCTCCGCTGGGATGCCAGCACGCGCAGCGACCTCAGCTTCCAGTTCAAGACCAACGTGTCCGCTGGGCTGCTCCTCTACCTGGACGACGGCGGCGTCTGCGActtcctctgcctctccctggTGGACGGCCGTGTGCAGCTGCGCCTCAGCATGGACTGTGCGGAGACCGCTGTGCTGTCCGGCAAGCGGGTGAACGACAGCAGCTGGCACTTCGTCATGGTGAGCCGCGACCGCCTGCGCACCGTGCTCGTGCTCGACGGGGAGGGCCGGTCCGCGGAGCTGCAGCCCCAGCGGCCTTACATGGACGTGGTCAGTGACCTGTTCCTGGGCGGCGTTCCCGCCGACATCCGGCCATCTGCCCTGACCCTTGATGGGGTGCAGGCCATGCCCAGCTTCAAGGGATTAATCTCAGATCTCAAGTACGGCAACTCAGAGCCCCGGCTTCTGGGAAGTCAGGGTGTTCAGTTGGATGCCGAGGGGCCCTGCGGCGAGCGTCCCTGTGAAAATGGCGGCATCTGCTTTCTCCTGGATGGACACCCCACCTGCGACTGTTCTACCACCGGCTATGGCGGCAAGCTGTGCTCggaag
- the LOC129621864 gene encoding neurexin-3-like isoform X6: MSFTMHSVFFTLKVSLLLGSLLGLCLGLEFMGLPNQWARYLRWDASTRSDLSFQFKTNVSAGLLLYLDDGGVCDFLCLSLVDGRVQLRLSMDCAETAVLSGKRVNDSSWHFVMVSRDRLRTVLVLDGEGRSAELQPQRPYMDVVSDLFLGGVPADIRPSALTLDGVQAMPSFKGLISDLKYGNSEPRLLGSQGVQLDAEGPCGERPCENGGICFLLDGHPTCDCSTTGYGGKLCSEAPV; the protein is encoded by the coding sequence ATGAGCTTCACCATGCACTCGGTGTTCTTCACCTTGAAGGTGAGCCTCCTGCTGGGATCCCTGCTGGGGCTCTGCCTGGGCCTGGAGTTCATGGGCCTCCCCAACCAGTGGGCGCGCTACCTCCGCTGGGATGCCAGCACGCGCAGCGACCTCAGCTTCCAGTTCAAGACCAACGTGTCCGCTGGGCTGCTCCTCTACCTGGACGACGGCGGCGTCTGCGActtcctctgcctctccctggTGGACGGCCGTGTGCAGCTGCGCCTCAGCATGGACTGTGCGGAGACCGCTGTGCTGTCCGGCAAGCGGGTGAACGACAGCAGCTGGCACTTCGTCATGGTGAGCCGCGACCGCCTGCGCACCGTGCTCGTGCTCGACGGGGAGGGCCGGTCCGCGGAGCTGCAGCCCCAGCGGCCTTACATGGACGTGGTCAGTGACCTGTTCCTGGGCGGCGTTCCCGCCGACATCCGGCCATCTGCCCTGACCCTTGATGGGGTGCAGGCCATGCCCAGCTTCAAGGGATTAATCTCAGATCTCAAGTACGGCAACTCAGAGCCCCGGCTTCTGGGAAGTCAGGGTGTTCAGTTGGATGCCGAGGGGCCCTGCGGCGAGCGTCCCTGTGAAAATGGCGGCATCTGCTTTCTCCTGGATGGACACCCCACCTGCGACTGTTCTACCACCGGCTATGGCGGCAAGCTGTGCTCggaag
- the LOC129621864 gene encoding neurexin-3-like isoform X5, with the protein MSFTMHSVFFTLKVSLLLGSLLGLCLGLEFMGLPNQWARYLRWDASTRSDLSFQFKTNVSAGLLLYLDDGGVCDFLCLSLVDGRVQLRLSMDCAETAVLSGKRVNDSSWHFVMVSRDRLRTVLVLDGEGRSAELQPQRPYMDVVSDLFLGGVPADIRPSALTLDGVQAMPSFKGLISDLKYGNSEPRLLGSQGVQLDAEGPCGERPCENGGICFLLDGHPTCDCSTTGYGGKLCSEAKNG; encoded by the coding sequence ATGAGCTTCACCATGCACTCGGTGTTCTTCACCTTGAAGGTGAGCCTCCTGCTGGGATCCCTGCTGGGGCTCTGCCTGGGCCTGGAGTTCATGGGCCTCCCCAACCAGTGGGCGCGCTACCTCCGCTGGGATGCCAGCACGCGCAGCGACCTCAGCTTCCAGTTCAAGACCAACGTGTCCGCTGGGCTGCTCCTCTACCTGGACGACGGCGGCGTCTGCGActtcctctgcctctccctggTGGACGGCCGTGTGCAGCTGCGCCTCAGCATGGACTGTGCGGAGACCGCTGTGCTGTCCGGCAAGCGGGTGAACGACAGCAGCTGGCACTTCGTCATGGTGAGCCGCGACCGCCTGCGCACCGTGCTCGTGCTCGACGGGGAGGGCCGGTCCGCGGAGCTGCAGCCCCAGCGGCCTTACATGGACGTGGTCAGTGACCTGTTCCTGGGCGGCGTTCCCGCCGACATCCGGCCATCTGCCCTGACCCTTGATGGGGTGCAGGCCATGCCCAGCTTCAAGGGATTAATCTCAGATCTCAAGTACGGCAACTCAGAGCCCCGGCTTCTGGGAAGTCAGGGTGTTCAGTTGGATGCCGAGGGGCCCTGCGGCGAGCGTCCCTGTGAAAATGGCGGCATCTGCTTTCTCCTGGATGGACACCCCACCTGCGACTGTTCTACCACCGGCTATGGCGGCAAGCTGTGCTCggaag
- the LOC129621864 gene encoding neurexin-3-like isoform X1: MSFTMHSVFFTLKVSLLLGSLLGLCLGLEFMGLPNQWARYLRWDASTRSDLSFQFKTNVSAGLLLYLDDGGVCDFLCLSLVDGRVQLRLSMDCAETAVLSGKRVNDSSWHFVMVSRDRLRTVLVLDGEGRSAELQPQRPYMDVVSDLFLGGVPADIRPSALTLDGVQAMPSFKGLISDLKYGNSEPRLLGSQGVQLDAEGPCGERPCENGGICFLLDGHPTCDCSTTGYGGKLCSEGFRPSRGYGLMPLSVEGKRSIFHYSHGT, translated from the exons ATGAGCTTCACCATGCACTCGGTGTTCTTCACCTTGAAGGTGAGCCTCCTGCTGGGATCCCTGCTGGGGCTCTGCCTGGGCCTGGAGTTCATGGGCCTCCCCAACCAGTGGGCGCGCTACCTCCGCTGGGATGCCAGCACGCGCAGCGACCTCAGCTTCCAGTTCAAGACCAACGTGTCCGCTGGGCTGCTCCTCTACCTGGACGACGGCGGCGTCTGCGActtcctctgcctctccctggTGGACGGCCGTGTGCAGCTGCGCCTCAGCATGGACTGTGCGGAGACCGCTGTGCTGTCCGGCAAGCGGGTGAACGACAGCAGCTGGCACTTCGTCATGGTGAGCCGCGACCGCCTGCGCACCGTGCTCGTGCTCGACGGGGAGGGCCGGTCCGCGGAGCTGCAGCCCCAGCGGCCTTACATGGACGTGGTCAGTGACCTGTTCCTGGGCGGCGTTCCCGCCGACATCCGGCCATCTGCCCTGACCCTTGATGGGGTGCAGGCCATGCCCAGCTTCAAGGGATTAATCTCAGATCTCAAGTACGGCAACTCAGAGCCCCGGCTTCTGGGAAGTCAGGGTGTTCAGTTGGATGCCGAGGGGCCCTGCGGCGAGCGTCCCTGTGAAAATGGCGGCATCTGCTTTCTCCTGGATGGACACCCCACCTGCGACTGTTCTACCACCGGCTATGGCGGCAAGCTGTGCTCggaag GGTTCAGACCATCTCGTGGCTATGGACTGATGCCTCTATCTGTAGAAGGCAAACGCAGCATATTTCATTATTCTCACGGTACATAA
- the LOC129621864 gene encoding neurexin-3-like isoform X4 encodes MSFTMHSVFFTLKVSLLLGSLLGLCLGLEFMGLPNQWARYLRWDASTRSDLSFQFKTNVSAGLLLYLDDGGVCDFLCLSLVDGRVQLRLSMDCAETAVLSGKRVNDSSWHFVMVSRDRLRTVLVLDGEGRSAELQPQRPYMDVVSDLFLGGVPADIRPSALTLDGVQAMPSFKGLISDLKYGNSEPRLLGSQGVQLDAEGPCGERPCENGGICFLLDGHPTCDCSTTGYGGKLCSEDVSQGPGLSHLMMSEQAEK; translated from the coding sequence ATGAGCTTCACCATGCACTCGGTGTTCTTCACCTTGAAGGTGAGCCTCCTGCTGGGATCCCTGCTGGGGCTCTGCCTGGGCCTGGAGTTCATGGGCCTCCCCAACCAGTGGGCGCGCTACCTCCGCTGGGATGCCAGCACGCGCAGCGACCTCAGCTTCCAGTTCAAGACCAACGTGTCCGCTGGGCTGCTCCTCTACCTGGACGACGGCGGCGTCTGCGActtcctctgcctctccctggTGGACGGCCGTGTGCAGCTGCGCCTCAGCATGGACTGTGCGGAGACCGCTGTGCTGTCCGGCAAGCGGGTGAACGACAGCAGCTGGCACTTCGTCATGGTGAGCCGCGACCGCCTGCGCACCGTGCTCGTGCTCGACGGGGAGGGCCGGTCCGCGGAGCTGCAGCCCCAGCGGCCTTACATGGACGTGGTCAGTGACCTGTTCCTGGGCGGCGTTCCCGCCGACATCCGGCCATCTGCCCTGACCCTTGATGGGGTGCAGGCCATGCCCAGCTTCAAGGGATTAATCTCAGATCTCAAGTACGGCAACTCAGAGCCCCGGCTTCTGGGAAGTCAGGGTGTTCAGTTGGATGCCGAGGGGCCCTGCGGCGAGCGTCCCTGTGAAAATGGCGGCATCTGCTTTCTCCTGGATGGACACCCCACCTGCGACTGTTCTACCACCGGCTATGGCGGCAAGCTGTGCTCggaag